tgtaaaacatgataaacatcacatgcaatcaaatagtgacatgatatggccaatatcattttgctccttttgatctccatcttcggggcgccatgatcatcgtcgtcaccggcatgacaccatgatctccatcatcatgatctccatcatcgtgtcttcatgaagttgtctcgtcaactattacttctactactatggctaacggttagcgataaagtaaagtaattacatgacgtttatgttgacacgcaggtcataaataaattaagacaactcctatggctcctgccggttgtcatactcatcgacatgcaagtcgtgattcctattacaagaacatgatcaatctcatacatcacatatatcattcatcacatccttttggccatatcacatcacatggcacatgctgcaaaaacaagttagacgtcctctaattgttgttgcaagtttttacgtggctgctataggtttctagcaagaacgtttcttacctacgccaaaaccacaacgtgatatgccaatttctatttatccttcataaggacccttttcatcgaatccgatctgactaaagtgggagagacagacacccgccagccaccttatgcaactagtgcatgtcagacggtggaaccagtctcacataagcgtacgtgtaaggtcggtccagtccgcttcatcccatgatgccaccgaatcaagataagactagtaacggcaagtaaattgacaaaatcaacgcccacaacaacttgtgttctactcatgcataggaaCTACGCATAAACTGGCTCTGAtatcactgttggggaatgtagcagaaatttaaaaaatttctacgcatcaccaagatcaatctatggagtcatctagcaacgaggggaagaggagtgcatctaaatacccttgtagatcgcaagcggaagcgttcaagagaacggggttgatggagtcgtactcgtcgtgatccaaatcaccgatgaccgagcgccgaatggatggcacctccgcgttcaacacacgtacggttgggagagacgtctcctccttgttgacccagcaaggggagaggagaagttgatggagatccagcagcacgacggcgtggtggtggaagcagcgggatctcggcagggcttcgccaagcaccaacgagagggagaggtgtcatggagggagagggaggcgccagggacttggggtgcggctgccctccctcccctccactatatataggggccaggggggcgccagcccctctagatcccatctagatggggggggcggcggccaagggggtggcttgccccccaagccaagtggaggcgcccccacccctagggtttttaaccctaggcgtagggggaggcccaaggggggcgcaccagcccaccaggggctggttcccttcccacttcagcccatggggccctccgggataggtggccccacccggtggaccccgggacccttccggtggtcccggtacaataccggtgaccctcgaaactttctcggtggccgaaactggtctttctatatataaatctttacctccggaccattccggaactcctcgtgacgtccgaggtctcatccgggactccgaacaactttcgggttaccgcatactaatatctctacaaccctagcgtcaccgaaccttaagtgtgtagaccctacgggttcgagaaccatgcagacatgaccgagacacctctctggccaataaccgacagcgggatctggatacccatgttggctcccacatattccatgatgatctcatcagatgaaccacgatgtcgaggattcaatcaatcctgtattcaattccctttgtcaatcggtacgttactttgcccgagattcgatcgtcggtatcccaataccttgttcaatctcgttaccggcaagtcactttactcgttccgtaacacatcatcccgtgaccaactgcttagtcacactgagctcattatgatgatgcattaccgagtgggcctagagatacctctccgtcatacggagtgacaaatcccagtctcgattcatgccaacccaacagacactttcggagatacctgtagtgtacctttatagccacccagttacgttgttacgtttggtacacccaaagcactcctacggtatccgggagttgcacaatctcatggtctaatgaaatgatacttgacactttgaaaagctctagcagacgaactacatgatcttgtgctatgcttaggattgggtcttgtccatcacatcattctcctaatgatgtgatcctgttatcaatgacatccaatgtccatggtcaggaaaccgtaaccatgtattgatcaacgagctagtcaactagaggcttactagggacatgttgtggtctatatattcacacatgtattacaatttccggataacacaactatagcatgaacaatagacaattatcatgaacaaggaaatataataacaaccattttattattgcctctagggcatatttccaacagcggagTCGTCAGCCATGAAAACAAGCGcgtcgagatggatctcgcggccctcagccaaacctccgccggaaaccatgatgataggACTCGGAGAAATCGCAACCTCACcggaaagtcgctaagacacctgccccacggtgggcgccaactgtcgtggttctaagtctaacagtagaatggggggtaggtatgaggaggcaagatcctagctacggtgaagttgtgcacgcaagatttacgagttcatgcccttctcagaggaagtaacagccctacgtctcggtgcccagaggcttggtcgattggattatgcgtgaagttacacGGGGTGCAAACCCTTATCCTAGAGGAgggggtgacttatatagagtgcgccaggaccccagccatcccccgttacatagggttcaatgtacataaagaggggACGTTACTGGTACGTCAACATTAAAGTGATATAAATGACtcttaagactacggagtgaatgcccgACCGTTGTCATCTAGAGTGACcttagatcttctgtactccgagtggtttctgatgtggtcgaatgattatatcctggtcgaatggaattgggttatCCGAGTGGAACTCATGGCCGAGTGGGTTGCATCTTGAGGTGATTCCAGTCGGTAGAATTTGTTGTCCTTTGAATGTCTTTGActgtagggcagtgtccttgggaagggtgctTAGATTAGGTGtattgccctaccctaggtacatgtcatcgtcagtaGCTTTGATCTCCGTAACAAGTCGTCACTTCAAAGAAGAAAACGCCGGAGAAGGCCTGTAGAACACCATCGGTCCAACCAGACAGAGCTGGGAACAAAAATCTCACACATTCACGTTCCTCGCCGAGGCTGAGGCGAGGCAACTTCATTGGGCAGAACTAAAGCCGGAGGACCAAGGCGTATAGTCACGTTGCCTGCTCCGTAGGACAGTGCCACCGAGACAAATCCACGAAAGAACAAGTCAGACATGAAGAACCAGATTTGGGGGCGAACCTTTCTTCACACGCCTCCCAACGATACAAAGAAACACCACCGAAATGAGGCGTGAGGTGGGAAGACCTTATTTCATGCCGACAGTGACACCATAGTCTTACCACCGCCGATCTGAGATAAACTTCAAATTTATTCCTAACCCTACCACCGTCGAGCCAAAGCCATGGGATATCCGTCCCTCCCTTTGCTGAAGTGAAGACAAAGAAAGAGGCCACCCATCATCTTAGAGGTGAGGTGGTAGATCAGCCGCAACCACACTTGTCGCCCAGGGAatgggagaggaggaagaaaatgaTTCCGGTTAAGCGGATCAGACCCAACAAAGCATGCGTTATAAGTGAAATcatagttttttttaaataatgtgaATCTTACGGTGCTCCCGCCGTTCCGTAATGTATTGTGTATAGAATTTAACAAAAGTCACACTTTGCGAAGTTTGACCATGTTTAGAGAGATTTCTTTTTGATTTCGAATACCAATACATATCATCGGATACATCGCGAGTTAAAATTTCATATTGTAGATGTATGGTCTTCATAAACTTAATCAAGTTTGCTAAGtttgacttttcagaaaatatgtatGCACTGCATTATGGAACGGAGAAAGTATTACATTTTTGCATCGGGATCCAAATTGTATTGATCTAAACGATAGTCAACCTAAATCACAAACTCAACTCTATTTGTGAAAGATTAAACATGAAAAGAAAATATCATATTCCCAAGTTGGCACTCAACCTAAATCACAAACCCAACTCTATTCTCTACATACCATTCTTTTAAAGCATTTTCGTACGACTCAATAATGATCCGAAAGCTACATGGTAGTAGCAGTAGCTTTGGACGATTTCCTAGGAAAAGaaatgcgcgcacacacacacggcAGACGACACGATGCTCGCTCAAACCTCTCAAACCGCGTCACCACCGTtcctcctccccctcgttgccgagtCAAATCCCCACCCCACCCCCGCCCCGGCCAAGTCTTCGCCCTCCGTCTTCCCCGACAATAatatgatctctctctcccccctcgccTTCCTCGGTCTCATTCTCTCCTTGTCCAAATCTCCATCCAGGACAGCGCCCCTCTGATCCGCCCTCATCCCCTCGCCAGGCGGCCACGCCATTTTTATCCAGGTATTTATTCCCCAGATCACTTTCTTTATTTTCCGTGATCAAGAAATGGTCTTTTCTCGACTCCTTGATGCGCGATTCTAGGCTAGTAATGGGGGCAGAGGCTGTCGCTCGCGCGAATTGCGGCGGACACTAACCGCGCTCCGCTGATCTTTCCAGTTCTTGATCCGTGATCCTCCCCGCCGCCCCCCTGCCAAGAAGCCGCCgccggtcgccggagaggagggccgGCCTGAATCGCTGCTGGATTCCGTTCCTGTGGGCTGGATCCTGCCGGAGAGGGCCCCGGTTCTTGCGGTTCGGAATTGGGGCAGGTTGTTGTCCGTACGAAGGGTGAAGCTGTCGCTTCGGCCTTCGGGGGCTTTTGATGAATTCTCGCCGATCCAGGTCTGTGAAGCTAGTGTCGTCGCGCGCCAAGCCCCTGGAGGTTGACGTTGCAGAGGAGGACCCGCGGATGAGCTCGTCGGCCGACAACACGGTGTACTGCTGCATTGCCAAGGGGAACAAGGTCATATACAGCTACAGCAGCAAGGATGGTGACTCGCAGACCGAGGCCACGGCGGCGCTCTGCCTCGAGAACGTGCCTCCCTACCACCGGCATTACATCCACACTTCGGGGTCGAGGAGCTACGGCTATCTGATGGCAGACGGGCACACCTTTTTCGCCATCATCGACCCGAGCGTCGGGCATGTGGGTGCCTTGCAGTTCCTGGAGCGTGTGCAGGATGAGTTCAGGAACACGAATAGGAATGGGTTCCATGACGCTCTGGTTCCGGCTGTCCAGAGGCTGGTTGCTTCACTGGAGAAGATGCCCCGTGCCGCACTTGTTCCTGAGGGTGGTGCGCAAAGGGGAGGGTCGAATGGCAGCTCGGGCTGCACATCGTCGAAGGCGCCTCTTCTTGGAAAAGGCAGTGGCAGGAAGGATAAGAAGAAGGCAAAGGAGAAGGGGATGCCTATGGGGGATGGCGACGATGAGCACCATGGCACAAGAGGTTTGAGAATTGATGTGCAGCCAGAGGATGTTGGCGGCATGTCATTGGAGCGCAGCACAAGCCAATCCAGGCTACGGAGGCAGCAGTCGTCGCGGTCACTGTGGATGCGCCATGTGAAGATCATCATCATTGTTGATGTTCTTGTTTGTGTGGTATTGTTTGCTGCTTGGCTTGCAGTCTGCAAGGGTTTCCAGTGTGTGTCCAGGTGATTTATCTTGTTGTAGCTGCTGGGGGATCAAGAAGTTTCAAAATGCAGTGAGTTTTGGTATGTTCCTTTCCAGAAAGGTAGATATAAGCCAAGAAAACGGTAATGGAGGGGATTTGAACTACGCCTAGCAATATGTTCAGGATCAGATGATGAAGAATTGAGGTTTTTTCTGGTGAAGATGTACATATGCTTCATCTCTTGTACATGAGATTTCGATATTATTTTTTCACAGACGTGACGTTTGTGGTCTTTCTGTAGTATGAGTTCATCTTGTGTTTATATTTTTGCTTTCGTTGATACTTGTGCAGATGTTGTACCTAATTTGTTTCATTGCCCTCCATTCCATGACCTTTTGGTGGATTTCTGCTCTTACAAGAGTTTAGTTCTCAGTTCTGATAGGTTATGAAGTGTGATAGGTTTAGATGCTCGGTAAGTAGCTATTCTCACACCTTGATATGAAAATGATCCTTGCTAGATAAGGCCACATTAGGTTAATTCTGCAGGACTGGCCATGGATTTGTTGTCCCCAGTACCTGAATAAACATGTAAATAATCTTTTTTATACATAGATACACACTGATCAGTACTCTGAAGAGTTAGGAGCAGTTGTTTCCTGAAGATGTGAGATCCATGCAGGTAAGATCTGAAGTTAATACAATATTGTCTTGGCTTGGAATTTTTTATCAGCTGCGTATAGCTGCAACTGAATAATCAGTCGGAAGCTCGTACTTTGGTATGGTGTAGGAGCGTGAAAACAATCACTTTTTAGTCACAAGTGGTACATGACGCGGATGCGCATTGTCATTTTCAAATACTATCATTATTATATATGTGAAATCAGTGAAAACAATCGTATCAAGCAATCAGTGGTACCTTTTTCGCCTTTTCTTCGGAAATACTACCTCtgcaaagaaatataagatcgtttgGATCACTTAACGATTCTTATATTTCTTTCAAGCACGACACCAATTACATCACAATGCTTGGTATCAAAGATGGCCTACACTTCTATGGTAATAataattttgaaagatgatattctcCCAAGACTTCAACAAAAACACTACAACTAGACTGGGGCAGCGACACCGTCACTCGTACACATGCATGAACTGGTTACAAATACAAGTAGCAGAGAGCCACTTGATTTGCCAATCCAAAAAGAGGTAAAGCCATGAAAGATGACCGGAGTTGGACAGGGAATGTTTCTGTAGAAGTGTAGGCCATCGAGCCACAAGACCTTTACTTTATTGCACAAGGAAAGATTCCAGCTCCATAAAAAATAAAATCAACAAAAACAACAAAACACACTGACAAAAACTCAACAGATCTGAAAGATCGGTTCAGCAAGACACAAACCTAAACTCTGCAAGAGCAATTGCACTGAATATGCGGAGGAAACATAATTCTAACTCCGTAACATCAGCCGGTAAAGCATCGCCGCAGAAGGAGGAGAACTAGATGACCTTTTATTTTCAATGACAAGGTACCCACCGCAAGAACGTTCATCTCAAGACGACATTGTATTTTTTTTTCAAGGGGTGATTGGGCAAATTCTGGTGGCGGTTGTGCTTCTTAATGGAGTATACTTAAGAGTTGAGCGGTTTCGTGGTTGGGCCACCGTTATTGTTTTAGACAAGTTGGGCTACGACTAAAGCAGCCCATCGCATGTTATCAAGCAGAATTTGTTTCTAGATAGACTCCACTGGCCCAACGAAGGATTTGACTGGATAATTGCCATATGCCTGCCCTGAGTGAAGTCTCGAAATCACTAGTTAGAGGGTATCCCTTGCATCGTTCACTCCCACCTCCTCTCGTGGTGATAAATAGTGCATTGCATGTGGGGCACTTTTCATAAACTGGATGTTTTATGCTTTTTTCGTTCACGCTTTCTTTTCTAAACTTTTATCTCTTGACCATGTGTCCAAATTACGAACCATTTTCACCGTTTCGTTTctcacacaaagaacttcaaaactTGATCCCATGGTATGAGGTTTGGGCGATTTTTTCCATAAAAACccaaaaaaccaaaaataaaaaacccAAAAAACAGAAAACCGGAAAtactagaaaaaacaaaaaaaaaaaaaaaccggaAAAAGTGAACCCAAAAAAGGTTAAAAAAACCAAAAATCGNNNNNNNNNNNNNNNNNNNNNNNNNNNNNNNNNNNNNNNNNNNNNNNNNNNNNNNNNNNNNNNNNNNNNNNNNNNNNNNNNNNNNNNNNNNNNNNNNNNNNNNNNNNNNNNNNNNNNNNNNNNNNNNNNNNNNNNNNNNNNNNNNNNNNNNNNNNNNNNNNNNNNNNNNNNNNNNNNNNNNNNNNNNNNNNNNNNNNNNNNNNNNNNNNNNNNNNNNNNNNNNNNNNNNNNNNNNNNNNNNNNNNNNNNNNNNNNNNNNNNNNNNNNNNNNNNNNNNNNNNNNNNNNNNNNNNNNNNNNCCAAAAATCGGAAGCACATATGTATTTTCACTTTTTCTGAAACCATGCTTCTGCTTTTTCACTTTTTGGGAAGCACATCCGTGCTTCACCGTGAAGCACAACTCTATTTTTTCACTTTCTGAGAAGCACAACGGTCACACGGAAACACAACCATGATTTTTCACTTCTTGAGAAGTACAGCTGCGGTAAGCACATATGTGCTTCACGTCAACACATGTGTGGTTCACGAAAAAGCACAACTCTGCTTCCCCAAGAATTACAACTGTTCTTTCCACCCGCTGTGCTTCACGCGAGAAAAAAAGTAATTTTTTTCTTGAAAACCTAGGAATACATAAGGAAAAAAACCCAAGAAAATGCAAAAACACGTGAAAAATACATCTtcccgtagtcacactcgattcaaaaaccacaacgattttttgtcaagtgtgttgttttaaccttcaataaggaccagacgtagtcacacttgattcaattaaagttggagaaacagacacccactagccacctgtgtgcgaaccacggcgatagaaccagtctcatgaacggtcatgtaatgtcggtctggaccgcttcatccaacaatatcgccgaatcaaagtatgacatgttggtaagcagtatgactattatcgcccacaactctttgtgttctactcgtgcatataacatctacgcatagacctggctcggatgccactgttggggaacacagtatttcaaaaaaaaaatcctacgatcacgcaagatctatctaggagatgcatagcaacgagaagggagtgtgcctacgtaccctcgtagaccgaaagcggaagcatttagtaacgcggttgatgtagtcgaacatcttcgcgatccaaccgatcaagtaccgaacgcatggcacctccgcgatctgcacacgttcaactcggtaacgtccctcgtactcttgatccagttgaggccgagggtgagttccttcagcacgacggcatgttgatggtgatgatgaagttaccaacgcagggcttcgcctaagc
This portion of the Triticum dicoccoides isolate Atlit2015 ecotype Zavitan chromosome 7A, WEW_v2.0, whole genome shotgun sequence genome encodes:
- the LOC119330134 gene encoding phytolongin Phyl1.1-like, which gives rise to MNSRRSRSVKLVSSRAKPLEVDVAEEDPRMSSSADNTVYCCIAKGNKVIYSYSSKDGDSQTEATAALCLENVPPYHRHYIHTSGSRSYGYLMADGHTFFAIIDPSVGHVGALQFLERVQDEFRNTNRNGFHDALVPAVQRLVASLEKMPRAALVPEGGAQRGGSNGSSGCTSSKAPLLGKGSGRKDKKKAKEKGMPMGDGDDEHHGTRGLRIDVQPEDVGGMSLERSTSQSRLRRQQSSRSLWMRHVKIIIIVDVLVCVVLFAAWLAVCKGFQCVSR